A genome region from Drosophila simulans strain w501 chromosome 2R, Prin_Dsim_3.1, whole genome shotgun sequence includes the following:
- the LOC6734397 gene encoding SH3 and multiple ankyrin repeat domains protein 1 isoform X6: MSGPGAFDDEPPPEPRDGWLLVRIHVPELNVYKCLQFPSERLVWDVKQQVLASLPKELKESFNYGLFAPPANGKAGKFLDEERRLGDYPFNGPVGYLELKYKRRVYKMLTLDERQLKALHTRANLRRFLECINGGHVEKIAKMCAKGLDPNFHCSESGDTPLTVATGAKKPNKLLIALVNGGALLDYRTKDGTTALHRAVEHDSLEAVSTLLELGASPNYRDGRGITPLYISITRKCEAKITESLLHDHATLGIQDSQGWNEVHQACRHGLVQHLEHLLFYGADMDGRNASGNSPLHVCAVNNQEACARMLLFRGAQRGAQNFANQTPYQVAVIAGNLELAEIIENYKSEDIDKSLGDTSDIISDSSGVGTNSDSAACSIGHPSTTVVCMEPYAGNTVGHIRLQPGDVIEVVGSTDCGLLEGYVRGTNQSGFFPADCVQEVSLRQKHITNVMTASTGMAPQQQQQQHLQQAPAGSSAASYQGSPQLSLGGHSGSSSTLLQQPHQSPSLSVASNGSCQQPLESNGGGASGNGINNRNNNHSVGQYSSATAPRIKKSAYNAPRSVVLHRAKRGFGFILRGAKASSQLMQLRPSERFPALQYLDDVDPGGVADMAGLRPGDFLLTINGEDVSSASHEQVVEMIRSAGALVNLTVVSPQFPHQMQASAQYLPSGARAGSHHLNSGPSTPQSSHRQCATLPRKMTGPGGSGPASSSGGSVRMAPMPPRRDPKTTLSVGRARAKSMVAGLENGGEKEDDLPHTKSNSVESIATPTPTGIQTGPGTPVQLRTASIKARPTSSRITAAELEELFQRQQGEGSAANASRYATMMTSSRFQSGTDSGAATPPASNGSPMRSGPLVYGSVAEMKRKTARSKHGSGTLRGKPVATPTVGPGGAGGGRDLKRFHSTPDLHGPQLHGSASSIWQASGKGHHSQDDVATLHASLQRLNSNQGELKLGGLGAGSATGAGGAVLPPPNHPPPPPPVGQVVKVETRSSVSEYESTISLQQKLKKRAENDAVTSAAIDGVQSSFNPSANAKIYASPQELRNVMAWKLRQAQEKPSQETSAGSQQPVSQYAAPTQMRPAQQQQQQQQQAQQPPTTLASHYAAPQVQVQQVQQVQQSPQQSAPQSPPAPPLPQAAPVPAQNGNGSTSGAGSAPPIPEPDYSCSESDGEDENSILVARNTKLNEKIALFDVPETSGNSQASGSSSNSGSASISHSLSVEEIQRIRSNLKTSKSSPNGFAKKPEDEKPQEQQQSHQQPQQLLQPGEDECDNSSSGVSSEQEQLALAAGVTLPGGGKPTDTIKKKPSVTIVEEPKTIPDQPSSNTSHTTKPMAKTTISIGGGGSTVPTATLTVKQLVQQQHAPVIQQQQQQLGSKQPVTPASTNKFTQQSTINSNVMSPQVLGRIPSHHHQQQSSNPNQKLIATQQQILQQQQQQLAHQQHLQQILKAKAAAAGGASNTAVLVAKHQQKLHKGTSSGHESEMETRSDLEDDDGDLSPSPPAKAFQRHNSLTRKQAAAIAMQRGATRTTAVSLMQLPPPLEADSDGEPSQLTLQRQQSHHPSQTHPHPHQLQQQLQLQQQQQQQQQPMAAHIVGMLPSGQLVAVASGAVAGVPGVGATAVQQGNNNLQQLCTDNLVLAPPPQFCDCNDAKHAPQPHLPTSQYHPQQQQQQQHQQQQQQQQQLQQQLQQQQMLQMHQRLSGGAGAGAVGTLGRVRIVGAMPKANHHRLH, translated from the exons GAACTGAAGGAGAGCTTCAACTATGGCCTGTTTGCTCCACCTGCCAACGGCAAGGCGGGAAAATTCCTGGATGAAGAACGCCGCCTGGGCGATTATCCTTTCAACGGACCCGTGGGATATTTGGAG ctcaAGTACAAAAGGCGTGTGTACAAAATGTTGACCCTGGATGAACGCCAGCTGAAGGCTCTTCACACGCGGGCCAATCTGCGTCGCTTTCTGGAGTGCATCAATGGCGGACATGTGGAGAAGATAGCCAAGATGTGTGCCAAGGGCCTGGATCCCAATTTCCATTGCTCGGAAAGCGGAGATACTCCGTTGACAGTCGCAACGGGCGCCAAGAAGCCAAACAAACTGCTCATCGCTCTGGTCAACGGTGGAGCCTTGTTGGATTACAGGACGAAGGATGGCACCACAGCCCTGCACCGGGCTGTCGAGCACGACTCCTTGGAGGCGGTCAG TACACTCCTCGAATTGGGCGCGTCGCCGAACTACCGCGATGGGCGTGGCATCACCCCGCTGTACATCTCCATCACCAGGAAGTGTGAGGCGAAGATCACAGAGAGTCTGCTGCATGACCACGCCACGTTGGGAATCCAGGACAGCCAGGGCTGGAACGAGGTTCATCAG GCCTGTCGCCATGGCCTGGTCCAGCACCTGGAACACCTGCTGTTCTACGGTGCTGACATGGACGGCCGCAATGCGTCCGGCAATAGTCCGCTGCATGTGTGCGCTGTTAACAACCAAGAGGCTTGTGCTAGAATGCTTCTCTTTCGCGGCGCCCAGCGCGGCGCCCAGAACTTTGCCAATCAAACTCCCTACCAG GTGGCTGTTATAGCCGGCAACTTGGAGCTGGCCGAAATCATTGAGAACTACAAGTCGGAGGATATTG ACAAATCCCTGGGCGACACCAGCGACATAATCAGCGATTCGTCGGGCGTGGGAACGAACTCGGATTCGGCAGCATGTTCCATCGGCCATCCCAGCACCACAGTGGTGTGCATGGAGCCATATGCTGGCAATACCGTGGGTCACATTCGCCTTCAGCCGGGTGATGTGATCGAAGTGGTGGGCAGCACCGACTGCGGATTGCTCGAGGGCTATGTGCGAGGCACTAATCAGTCCGGCTTCTTTCCGGCCGACTGCGTCCAGGAGGTGAGTCTGCGCCAGAAGCACATCACCAATGTGATGACCGCCAGCACTGGCATGGctccccagcagcagcagcaacagcatttgCAGCAGGCACCGGCAGGttcctccgccgcctcctACCAGGGATCACCACAGTTGAGCTTGGGTGGACATTCTGGCAGTTCCAGCACGCTGCTCCAGCAGCCCCATCAGTCGCCATCCCTGTCGGTGGCCAGCAATGGATCGTGCCAACAGCCGCTGGAGAGCAATGGAGGTGGAGCCTCTGGCAATGGCATAAACAATCGAAACAATAACCACTCTGTGGGACAGTACAGCAGCGCCACTGCGCCACGCATCAAAAAGAG CGCCTATAACGCCCCTCGATCGGTGGTACTGCACCGAGCCAAGCGCGGATTTGGCTTCATATTGCGCGGCGCCAAGGCCAGTTCCCAGCTGATGCAGCTGCGTCCGTCAGAGCGCTTCCCGGCGCTCCAATACCTGGACGATGTGGATCCGGGTGGAGTGGCGGACATGGCAGGACTGCGTCCAGGTGACTTCCTGCTGACCATCAACGGCGAAGACGTTAGCTCCGCCTCTCACGAACAAGTGGTCGAAATGATCCGATCGGCCGGCGCTCTGGTCAACTTGACAGTAGTTTCGCCACAGTTCCCCCACCAGATGCAGGCCAGTGCTCAGTATCTGCCCAGTGGAGCGCGTGCGGGCAGCCATCATTTGAACAGTGGACCAAGTACTCCTCAAAGTTCGCACCGTCAGTGCGCCACGTTGCCGAGGAAGATGACGGGTCCGGGAGGAAGTGGTCCTGCCTCCTCCTCAGGAGGCAGTGTGCGAATGGCTCCTATGCCACCGCGCAGGGATCCCAAGACCACGTTGAGTGTAGGCAGAGCCAGGGCCAAATCCATGGTGGCTGGTCTGGAGAACGGAGGTGAGAAGGAGGACGATTTGCCGCACACCAAATCCAACTCAGTGGAGTCAATCGCAACGCCAACACCTACCGGTATCCAAACGGGACCTGGAACACCCGTTCAGCTGCGCACGGCCAGCATTAAGGCGCGACCCACGTCCAGTAGGATCACAGCTGCCGAATTGGAGGAGCTATTCCAGCGACAGCAAGGCGAGGGCAGTGCAGCAAACGCCAGTCGGTATGCCACCATGATGACCAGCTCCCGTTTCCAGTCGGGCACGGACAGCGGTGCAGCCACTCCGCCAGCATCGAATGGATCTCCCATGAGGAGTGGACCGCTGGTGTACGGCAGTGTGGCTGAGATGAAGCGTAAGACAGCGAGGAGCAAGCATGGTAGTGGCACGCTGCGTGGAAAGCCCGTAGCCACACCAACAGTCGGaccaggaggagctggaggcggTCGTGACCTCAAGCGGTTCCATTCCACACCCGACTTGCATGGTCCTCAGCTGCACGGTTCTGCCTCATCCATTTGGCAGGCATCTGGAAAGGGTCACCACTCGCAGGACGATGTGGCCACGCTCCATGCCTCACTCCAACGCTTGAACTCTAACCAAGGAGAACTGAAACTGGGAGGACTAGGAGCAGGATCTGCTACAGGAGCGGGAGGAGCGGTACTACCGCCGCCCAATCACCCACCTCCGCCACCTCCAGTGGGTCAGGTTGTTAAAGTGGAAACACGCAGCAGTGTTTCGGAGTATGAGAGCACCATCTCCTTACAACAAAAACTGAAGAAGCGAGCGGAAAACGATGCTGTGACCAGTGCAGCCATCGATGGCGTCCAGAGCAGCTTTAATCCCTCGGCAAATGCCAAGATCTATGCCTCGCCGCAGGAACTGCGCAACGTGATGGCCTGGAAGTTGCGGCAGGCGCAGGAGAAGCCATCGCAGGAGACATCCGCTGGATCCCAGCAGCCAGTTAGTCAGTACGCTGCTCCCACGCAGATGCGACcagcacaacaacagcagcagcagcagcagcaagcacaGCAGCCACCCACAACACTGGCCTCTCACTATGCGGCTCCCCAAGTCCAGGTCCAGCAAGTGCAACAGGTGCAGCAGTCACCTCAGCAGTCTGCCCCTCAATCCCCGCCTGCTCCACCGCTGCCACAGGCAGCACCTGTGCCGGCacaaaatggcaatggcagtACAAGTGGTGCCGGATCAGCTCCTCCTATTCCCGAACCTGACTACAGCTGCAGTGAGTCGGATGGCGAGGATGAGAACTCTATTCTGGTGGCACGTAACACCAAGCTCAACGAGAAGATTGCACTATTCGATGTACCAGAGACAAGTGGAAATAGTCAGGCTAG TGGGAGTAGTTCCAACTCAGGCAGTGCCTCGATTTCTCATTCGCTCTCTGTGGAGGAGATCCAGCGCATTCGCAGCAATCTAAAGACATCAAAGTCATCGCCAAACGGTTTTGCCAAGAAACCGGAGGACGAGAAACCACAAGAACAGCAGCAATCCCACCAACAACCACAGCAACTGTTGCAGCCAGGCGAAGATGAGTGCGACAACAGCAGCTCCGGCGTCAGCAGCGAGCAGGAACAGCTGGCATTGGCCGCCGGGGTTACACTGCCAGGTGGTGGTAAGCCCACCGATACCATTAAGAAGAAACCATCGGTGACCATTGTCGAGGAACCCAAGACTATTCCCGATCAGCCTAGCAGCAACACCAGTCACACTACGAAGCCTATGGCCAAAACCACTATCAGCATAGGCGGCGGTGGCAGTACTGTGCCCACAGCGACGCTTACAGTGAAGCAACttgtgcaacagcaacatgcacCCGTtatccaacagcagcagcagcaactgggcAGCAAGCAACCAGTGACGCCCGCCAGCACCAACAAGTTTACGCAACAGAGCACCATCAACAGCAATGTGATGAGTCCCCAGGTTTTGGGGCGCATTCccagccatcatcatcagcagcagtcgtCGAATCCCAACCAGAAGTTGATCGCCACCCAGCAGCAGatactgcagcagcaacaacagcaactggcCCACCAACAGCATCTCCAGCAGATCCTCAAGGCAAAGGCCGCCGCGGCCGGAGGAGCCAGCAACACGGCCGTCCTGGTGGCGAAGCATCAGCAGAAACTACATAAGGGCACCAGCAGTGGCCATGAATCAGAGATGGAGACTCGTTCCGATCTAGAGGATGATGACGGAGATCTGAGTCCCTCGCCGCCGGCCAAGGCGTTCCAGCGTCACAATTCGCTGACGCGCAAACAGGCAGCGGCAATTGCCATGCAGAGGGGTGCCACCAGAACCACGGCAGTGTCCCTGATGCAACTCCCGCCGCCACTGGAAGCGGACAGCGATGGAGAGCCGTCACAGCTCACACTTCAGCGCCAGCAGTCCCATCACCCGTCACAGACCCACCCACATCCccaccagctgcagcaacaactgcaactgcaacagcagcagcagcagcaacaacaaccaatgGCCGCCCACATTGTGGGCATGCTGCCCAGCGGACAGTTGGTGGCTGTTGCCTCTGGCGCTGTTGCTGGCGTTCCGGGCGTTGGGGCGACTGCGGTGCAGCAGGGCAACAACAATCTGCAGCAACTGTGCACCGATAATCTGGTGTTGGCACCTCCGCCGCAGTTCTGCGATTGCAACGATGCCAAGCACGCTCCGCAGCCGCATCTGCCAACGAGCCAATATcatccacagcagcaacagcagcagcagcatcagcagcaacaacagcagcagcaacaactgcaacagcaactgcagcagcagcagatgctgcAGATGCACCAGCGGCTGTCCGGGGGCGCTGGCGCTGGAGCGGTGGGCACCTTGGGAAGGGTCCGGATCGTGGGGGCCATGCCGAAGGCCAACCACCATAGGTTGCACTAA
- the LOC6734397 gene encoding SH3 and multiple ankyrin repeat domains protein 1 isoform X3, which yields MSGPGAFDDEPPPEPRDGWLLVRIHVPELNVYKCLQFPSERLVWDVKQQVLASLPKVAFWFKELKESFNYGLFAPPANGKAGKFLDEERRLGDYPFNGPVGYLELKYKRRVYKMLTLDERQLKALHTRANLRRFLECINGGHVEKIAKMCAKGLDPNFHCSESGDTPLTVATGAKKPNKLLIALVNGGALLDYRTKDGTTALHRAVEHDSLEAVSTLLELGASPNYRDGRGITPLYISITRKCEAKITESLLHDHATLGIQDSQGWNEVHQVAVIAGNLELAEIIENYKSEDIVPFRGPPRYNPKRRSGIGWLSANGAAGAALLAAAGGGFGGAMVGSNGAANGNNGAGGVGLMLSHQNHQQHLAGHHQQQHMHHQHHQNHHQQLQQQQLPHLHTLQLHGPPSPCPSEHMLGAYSSASSSLSEGSSGHRSHEDDISIVTDKSLGDTSDIISDSSGVGTNSDSAACSIGHPSTTVVCMEPYAGNTVGHIRLQPGDVIEVVGSTDCGLLEGYVRGTNQSGFFPADCVQEVSLRQKHITNVMTASTGMAPQQQQQQHLQQAPAGSSAASYQGSPQLSLGGHSGSSSTLLQQPHQSPSLSVASNGSCQQPLESNGGGASGNGINNRNNNHSVGQYSSATAPRIKKSAYNAPRSVVLHRAKRGFGFILRGAKASSQLMQLRPSERFPALQYLDDVDPGGVADMAGLRPGDFLLTINGEDVSSASHEQVVEMIRSAGALVNLTVVSPQFPHQMQASAQYLPSGARAGSHHLNSGPSTPQSSHRQCATLPRKMTGPGGSGPASSSGGSVRMAPMPPRRDPKTTLSVGRARAKSMVAGLENGGEKEDDLPHTKSNSVESIATPTPTGIQTGPGTPVQLRTASIKARPTSSRITAAELEELFQRQQGEGSAANASRYATMMTSSRFQSGTDSGAATPPASNGSPMRSGPLVYGSVAEMKRKTARSKHGSGTLRGKPVATPTVGPGGAGGGRDLKRFHSTPDLHGPQLHGSASSIWQASGKGHHSQDDVATLHASLQRLNSNQGELKLGGLGAGSATGAGGAVLPPPNHPPPPPPVGQVVKVETRSSVSEYESTISLQQKLKKRAENDAVTSAAIDGVQSSFNPSANAKIYASPQELRNVMAWKLRQAQEKPSQETSAGSQQPVSQYAAPTQMRPAQQQQQQQQQAQQPPTTLASHYAAPQVQVQQVQQVQQSPQQSAPQSPPAPPLPQAAPVPAQNGNGSTSGAGSAPPIPEPDYSCSESDGEDENSILVARNTKLNEKIALFDVPETSGNSQASGSSSNSGSASISHSLSVEEIQRIRSNLKTSKSSPNGFAKKPEDEKPQEQQQSHQQPQQLLQPGEDECDNSSSGVSSEQEQLALAAGVTLPGGGKPTDTIKKKPSVTIVEEPKTIPDQPSSNTSHTTKPMAKTTISIGGGGSTVPTATLTVKQLVQQQHAPVIQQQQQQLGSKQPVTPASTNKFTQQSTINSNVMSPQVLGRIPSHHHQQQSSNPNQKLIATQQQILQQQQQQLAHQQHLQQILKAKAAAAGGASNTAVLVAKHQQKLHKGTSSGHESEMETRSDLEDDDGDLSPSPPAKAFQRHNSLTRKQAAAIAMQRGATRTTAVSLMQLPPPLEADSDGEPSQLTLQRQQSHHPSQTHPHPHQLQQQLQLQQQQQQQQQPMAAHIVGMLPSGQLVAVASGAVAGVPGVGATAVQQGNNNLQQLCTDNLVLAPPPQFCDCNDAKHAPQPHLPTSQYHPQQQQQQQHQQQQQQQQQLQQQLQQQQMLQMHQRLSGGAGAGAVGTLGRVRIVGAMPKANHHRLH from the exons GAACTGAAGGAGAGCTTCAACTATGGCCTGTTTGCTCCACCTGCCAACGGCAAGGCGGGAAAATTCCTGGATGAAGAACGCCGCCTGGGCGATTATCCTTTCAACGGACCCGTGGGATATTTGGAG ctcaAGTACAAAAGGCGTGTGTACAAAATGTTGACCCTGGATGAACGCCAGCTGAAGGCTCTTCACACGCGGGCCAATCTGCGTCGCTTTCTGGAGTGCATCAATGGCGGACATGTGGAGAAGATAGCCAAGATGTGTGCCAAGGGCCTGGATCCCAATTTCCATTGCTCGGAAAGCGGAGATACTCCGTTGACAGTCGCAACGGGCGCCAAGAAGCCAAACAAACTGCTCATCGCTCTGGTCAACGGTGGAGCCTTGTTGGATTACAGGACGAAGGATGGCACCACAGCCCTGCACCGGGCTGTCGAGCACGACTCCTTGGAGGCGGTCAG TACACTCCTCGAATTGGGCGCGTCGCCGAACTACCGCGATGGGCGTGGCATCACCCCGCTGTACATCTCCATCACCAGGAAGTGTGAGGCGAAGATCACAGAGAGTCTGCTGCATGACCACGCCACGTTGGGAATCCAGGACAGCCAGGGCTGGAACGAGGTTCATCAG GTGGCTGTTATAGCCGGCAACTTGGAGCTGGCCGAAATCATTGAGAACTACAAGTCGGAGGATATTG TTCCCTTCCGCGGACCGCCGCGCTACAATCCGAAGCGCCGCTCGGGTATCGGGTGGTTGAGCGCCAATGGAGCCGCCGGCGCAGCTCTGCTGGCAGCGGCTGGAGGTGGTTTCGGTGGTGCGATGGTCGGCTCGAATGGCGCCGCCAACGGAAACAACGGGGCTGGCGGTGTTGGTCTGATGCTCAGCCATCAgaaccaccagcagcacctcGCCGGCCACCATCAGCAACAGCATatgcaccaccagcaccaccagaatcaccaccagcagctgcagcagcagcagttgcccCACCTGCACACCCTGCAGCTCCACGGCCCGCCATCGCCCTGCCCCTCGGAGCACATGCTGGGGGCCTACAGCTCCGCCAGCTCCAGCCTCTCCGAGGGCTCCTCCGGCCACCGGTCCCACGAGGACGACATCAGTATTGTGACAG ACAAATCCCTGGGCGACACCAGCGACATAATCAGCGATTCGTCGGGCGTGGGAACGAACTCGGATTCGGCAGCATGTTCCATCGGCCATCCCAGCACCACAGTGGTGTGCATGGAGCCATATGCTGGCAATACCGTGGGTCACATTCGCCTTCAGCCGGGTGATGTGATCGAAGTGGTGGGCAGCACCGACTGCGGATTGCTCGAGGGCTATGTGCGAGGCACTAATCAGTCCGGCTTCTTTCCGGCCGACTGCGTCCAGGAGGTGAGTCTGCGCCAGAAGCACATCACCAATGTGATGACCGCCAGCACTGGCATGGctccccagcagcagcagcaacagcatttgCAGCAGGCACCGGCAGGttcctccgccgcctcctACCAGGGATCACCACAGTTGAGCTTGGGTGGACATTCTGGCAGTTCCAGCACGCTGCTCCAGCAGCCCCATCAGTCGCCATCCCTGTCGGTGGCCAGCAATGGATCGTGCCAACAGCCGCTGGAGAGCAATGGAGGTGGAGCCTCTGGCAATGGCATAAACAATCGAAACAATAACCACTCTGTGGGACAGTACAGCAGCGCCACTGCGCCACGCATCAAAAAGAG CGCCTATAACGCCCCTCGATCGGTGGTACTGCACCGAGCCAAGCGCGGATTTGGCTTCATATTGCGCGGCGCCAAGGCCAGTTCCCAGCTGATGCAGCTGCGTCCGTCAGAGCGCTTCCCGGCGCTCCAATACCTGGACGATGTGGATCCGGGTGGAGTGGCGGACATGGCAGGACTGCGTCCAGGTGACTTCCTGCTGACCATCAACGGCGAAGACGTTAGCTCCGCCTCTCACGAACAAGTGGTCGAAATGATCCGATCGGCCGGCGCTCTGGTCAACTTGACAGTAGTTTCGCCACAGTTCCCCCACCAGATGCAGGCCAGTGCTCAGTATCTGCCCAGTGGAGCGCGTGCGGGCAGCCATCATTTGAACAGTGGACCAAGTACTCCTCAAAGTTCGCACCGTCAGTGCGCCACGTTGCCGAGGAAGATGACGGGTCCGGGAGGAAGTGGTCCTGCCTCCTCCTCAGGAGGCAGTGTGCGAATGGCTCCTATGCCACCGCGCAGGGATCCCAAGACCACGTTGAGTGTAGGCAGAGCCAGGGCCAAATCCATGGTGGCTGGTCTGGAGAACGGAGGTGAGAAGGAGGACGATTTGCCGCACACCAAATCCAACTCAGTGGAGTCAATCGCAACGCCAACACCTACCGGTATCCAAACGGGACCTGGAACACCCGTTCAGCTGCGCACGGCCAGCATTAAGGCGCGACCCACGTCCAGTAGGATCACAGCTGCCGAATTGGAGGAGCTATTCCAGCGACAGCAAGGCGAGGGCAGTGCAGCAAACGCCAGTCGGTATGCCACCATGATGACCAGCTCCCGTTTCCAGTCGGGCACGGACAGCGGTGCAGCCACTCCGCCAGCATCGAATGGATCTCCCATGAGGAGTGGACCGCTGGTGTACGGCAGTGTGGCTGAGATGAAGCGTAAGACAGCGAGGAGCAAGCATGGTAGTGGCACGCTGCGTGGAAAGCCCGTAGCCACACCAACAGTCGGaccaggaggagctggaggcggTCGTGACCTCAAGCGGTTCCATTCCACACCCGACTTGCATGGTCCTCAGCTGCACGGTTCTGCCTCATCCATTTGGCAGGCATCTGGAAAGGGTCACCACTCGCAGGACGATGTGGCCACGCTCCATGCCTCACTCCAACGCTTGAACTCTAACCAAGGAGAACTGAAACTGGGAGGACTAGGAGCAGGATCTGCTACAGGAGCGGGAGGAGCGGTACTACCGCCGCCCAATCACCCACCTCCGCCACCTCCAGTGGGTCAGGTTGTTAAAGTGGAAACACGCAGCAGTGTTTCGGAGTATGAGAGCACCATCTCCTTACAACAAAAACTGAAGAAGCGAGCGGAAAACGATGCTGTGACCAGTGCAGCCATCGATGGCGTCCAGAGCAGCTTTAATCCCTCGGCAAATGCCAAGATCTATGCCTCGCCGCAGGAACTGCGCAACGTGATGGCCTGGAAGTTGCGGCAGGCGCAGGAGAAGCCATCGCAGGAGACATCCGCTGGATCCCAGCAGCCAGTTAGTCAGTACGCTGCTCCCACGCAGATGCGACcagcacaacaacagcagcagcagcagcagcaagcacaGCAGCCACCCACAACACTGGCCTCTCACTATGCGGCTCCCCAAGTCCAGGTCCAGCAAGTGCAACAGGTGCAGCAGTCACCTCAGCAGTCTGCCCCTCAATCCCCGCCTGCTCCACCGCTGCCACAGGCAGCACCTGTGCCGGCacaaaatggcaatggcagtACAAGTGGTGCCGGATCAGCTCCTCCTATTCCCGAACCTGACTACAGCTGCAGTGAGTCGGATGGCGAGGATGAGAACTCTATTCTGGTGGCACGTAACACCAAGCTCAACGAGAAGATTGCACTATTCGATGTACCAGAGACAAGTGGAAATAGTCAGGCTAG TGGGAGTAGTTCCAACTCAGGCAGTGCCTCGATTTCTCATTCGCTCTCTGTGGAGGAGATCCAGCGCATTCGCAGCAATCTAAAGACATCAAAGTCATCGCCAAACGGTTTTGCCAAGAAACCGGAGGACGAGAAACCACAAGAACAGCAGCAATCCCACCAACAACCACAGCAACTGTTGCAGCCAGGCGAAGATGAGTGCGACAACAGCAGCTCCGGCGTCAGCAGCGAGCAGGAACAGCTGGCATTGGCCGCCGGGGTTACACTGCCAGGTGGTGGTAAGCCCACCGATACCATTAAGAAGAAACCATCGGTGACCATTGTCGAGGAACCCAAGACTATTCCCGATCAGCCTAGCAGCAACACCAGTCACACTACGAAGCCTATGGCCAAAACCACTATCAGCATAGGCGGCGGTGGCAGTACTGTGCCCACAGCGACGCTTACAGTGAAGCAACttgtgcaacagcaacatgcacCCGTtatccaacagcagcagcagcaactgggcAGCAAGCAACCAGTGACGCCCGCCAGCACCAACAAGTTTACGCAACAGAGCACCATCAACAGCAATGTGATGAGTCCCCAGGTTTTGGGGCGCATTCccagccatcatcatcagcagcagtcgtCGAATCCCAACCAGAAGTTGATCGCCACCCAGCAGCAGatactgcagcagcaacaacagcaactggcCCACCAACAGCATCTCCAGCAGATCCTCAAGGCAAAGGCCGCCGCGGCCGGAGGAGCCAGCAACACGGCCGTCCTGGTGGCGAAGCATCAGCAGAAACTACATAAGGGCACCAGCAGTGGCCATGAATCAGAGATGGAGACTCGTTCCGATCTAGAGGATGATGACGGAGATCTGAGTCCCTCGCCGCCGGCCAAGGCGTTCCAGCGTCACAATTCGCTGACGCGCAAACAGGCAGCGGCAATTGCCATGCAGAGGGGTGCCACCAGAACCACGGCAGTGTCCCTGATGCAACTCCCGCCGCCACTGGAAGCGGACAGCGATGGAGAGCCGTCACAGCTCACACTTCAGCGCCAGCAGTCCCATCACCCGTCACAGACCCACCCACATCCccaccagctgcagcaacaactgcaactgcaacagcagcagcagcagcaacaacaaccaatgGCCGCCCACATTGTGGGCATGCTGCCCAGCGGACAGTTGGTGGCTGTTGCCTCTGGCGCTGTTGCTGGCGTTCCGGGCGTTGGGGCGACTGCGGTGCAGCAGGGCAACAACAATCTGCAGCAACTGTGCACCGATAATCTGGTGTTGGCACCTCCGCCGCAGTTCTGCGATTGCAACGATGCCAAGCACGCTCCGCAGCCGCATCTGCCAACGAGCCAATATcatccacagcagcaacagcagcagcagcatcagcagcaacaacagcagcagcaacaactgcaacagcaactgcagcagcagcagatgctgcAGATGCACCAGCGGCTGTCCGGGGGCGCTGGCGCTGGAGCGGTGGGCACCTTGGGAAGGGTCCGGATCGTGGGGGCCATGCCGAAGGCCAACCACCATAGGTTGCACTAA